The Papilio machaon chromosome 25, ilPapMach1.1, whole genome shotgun sequence genome contains a region encoding:
- the LOC106707613 gene encoding piggyBac transposable element-derived protein 3, producing the protein MANDRPLAAHEILDALENVSDNEEDYRERLICILPPPVDPDCLTDEDSGEEDNVTMNNLPRNILLQPAEVMIQGQIMVSDTEEEPSDSTGRTKRRRYLRMEKTGLGKKSRELARCSRRLPRLPNWYTR; encoded by the exons ATGGCAAATGACAG ACCGTTAGCTGCGCATGAAATTTTAGATGCTTTAGAAAATGTTTCTGATAATGAAGAAGATTATAGAGAACGACTGATATGTATTCTACCTCCTCCTGTTGATCCTGACTGTCTCACTGACGAAGATTCGGGTGAAGAAGATAATGTAACTATGAATAATTTACCACGAAACATTCTGCTTCAACCGGCTGAAGTAATGATTCAAGGGCAGATTATGGTGAGTGATACAGAAGAAGAACCTTCTGATTCTACAGGTCGAACTAAACGTAGGCGGTACCTACGCATGGAGAAAACGGGACTTGGCAAAAAATCCCGTGAATTGGCTAGATGTTCAAGGCGCTTGCCAAGATTACCGAATTGGTATACGAGGTAA